One genomic window of Vibrio ziniensis includes the following:
- the nirB gene encoding nitrite reductase large subunit NirB: MEHIVIVGNGMVGHHLVAKLVEQQAHLEKRITVIGEERFIAYDRVQLSSLFSGKSHEDLMLSSEEWYQKHGINLILGSEVTAINRVQKSIILDGDDVLGYDTLVLATGSYPFVPPVPGYERDGIFVYRTLDDLSSIRSACDKAKTGAVIGGGLLGLEAANALRLLGVETHVIEFAPRLMPVQLDDGAGSVLKEKIEKLGLKVHTSTATEKIIDGETAKHRMVFKDAQPLEVDVIVFSAGIRPQDALARQSGLEIGERGGIVINDSCQTSDANIYAIGECALWQQRIFGLVAPGYAMARAVAGQIMGQGGDFTGADMSTKLKLLGVDVASIGDAQMQTEGAQELVLQDTCSGSYKKLVVDQSGTQLLGAILVGDNSDYDALLQAYLNKTVLPEHPAYLLFDTSSLSGEVSDDTMICSCHNVTKGTLVKAIHAGAVELNDLKAVTKAGTGCGGCSSMVKSVLDAELVAMGMEVNNHVCEHFEYSRQELFHICQVEEIKDFDTLLEKHGHGLGCDLCKPTAASVFASLWNEHIMEPKLSRLQDTNDAFMANMQKDGSYSIVPRVPGGEITPDKLIVLGEVAKKYDLYTKITGGQRVDLFGAQMEQLPEIWRELINAGFETGHAYGKSLRTVKSCVGSTWCRYGVDDSVGLAIELENRYKGLRSPHKLKFAVSGCTRECAEAQSKDIGVIATENGWNLYVCGNGGMRPRHADLLASDLSKEQLIALIDRVLMFYVRTADKLQRTSVWLENLEGGLDYLKQVVIDDSLELCEQLEQQMSHVINSYQCEWKSTVESEEKLRKFRPFINHQEGSMALPYQRIREQRIPVVQEL, encoded by the coding sequence ATGGAACATATCGTTATTGTCGGCAATGGAATGGTTGGACATCACCTAGTTGCTAAATTGGTCGAGCAGCAAGCTCATTTGGAAAAACGTATTACGGTTATTGGTGAAGAGCGTTTCATCGCTTATGACCGAGTTCAACTGTCATCGCTGTTCTCTGGCAAGTCACACGAAGACTTAATGCTGAGCAGTGAAGAGTGGTATCAAAAACACGGAATCAATTTGATTTTGGGCAGTGAAGTAACCGCCATTAACCGTGTACAGAAAAGCATCATCTTAGATGGTGATGATGTGTTGGGTTATGACACGCTTGTGCTAGCCACCGGTTCTTATCCATTTGTACCGCCAGTGCCAGGGTATGAGCGTGACGGTATCTTTGTCTATCGTACACTCGATGATTTGTCATCGATCCGCAGTGCTTGTGATAAAGCAAAAACTGGCGCGGTGATTGGCGGTGGTTTGCTTGGTCTTGAAGCGGCGAACGCATTGCGTCTTCTCGGTGTGGAAACACACGTTATTGAGTTTGCGCCTCGCTTAATGCCTGTCCAACTAGACGATGGGGCAGGTTCGGTTCTGAAAGAGAAAATCGAAAAACTGGGTCTAAAAGTGCACACATCAACGGCAACAGAAAAGATCATTGATGGTGAAACAGCGAAGCACCGTATGGTGTTTAAAGATGCACAACCTCTTGAAGTGGATGTGATTGTCTTCTCAGCTGGTATTCGCCCGCAGGATGCTCTTGCTCGTCAGTCTGGACTCGAGATTGGAGAGCGCGGTGGTATCGTCATTAATGACAGCTGCCAAACCAGTGATGCAAACATTTACGCGATTGGTGAATGTGCACTTTGGCAACAACGTATCTTCGGTCTGGTTGCACCGGGATATGCAATGGCGCGTGCGGTTGCTGGACAAATTATGGGACAAGGTGGTGATTTCACTGGCGCAGATATGAGTACCAAACTCAAACTTCTGGGTGTAGATGTGGCATCGATTGGCGATGCGCAAATGCAAACCGAAGGTGCTCAAGAGTTAGTACTTCAAGATACCTGCAGCGGTAGTTACAAAAAACTGGTGGTTGACCAAAGTGGTACTCAGCTTTTAGGTGCAATTCTTGTCGGTGATAACTCTGATTACGACGCGCTATTACAAGCGTACTTAAACAAAACGGTATTGCCAGAGCATCCGGCTTATTTGCTGTTTGATACTTCATCGCTCAGTGGCGAAGTATCAGACGATACTATGATCTGTTCTTGTCATAACGTGACGAAAGGTACGCTAGTAAAAGCCATTCATGCAGGCGCCGTTGAACTGAATGACTTGAAAGCGGTAACCAAAGCAGGTACTGGCTGTGGCGGCTGTTCTAGCATGGTGAAATCCGTTCTCGATGCAGAGTTGGTCGCTATGGGTATGGAAGTGAACAATCACGTTTGTGAGCACTTTGAGTATTCGCGCCAAGAGCTCTTCCACATCTGTCAGGTAGAAGAGATTAAAGACTTCGATACTTTGCTGGAAAAACATGGTCATGGTTTAGGGTGTGATTTATGTAAACCAACAGCGGCGTCAGTTTTCGCTTCGCTATGGAACGAACATATTATGGAACCGAAACTCAGTCGTTTGCAGGATACCAATGACGCTTTCATGGCAAACATGCAGAAAGACGGGTCTTACTCGATTGTTCCTCGTGTTCCGGGGGGTGAAATTACGCCGGACAAACTGATTGTTCTGGGTGAAGTGGCTAAGAAATACGACCTTTACACTAAGATCACTGGTGGACAGAGGGTCGATCTGTTTGGTGCGCAAATGGAACAGTTACCTGAAATCTGGCGTGAACTGATTAACGCAGGTTTTGAAACTGGACATGCCTACGGTAAATCACTACGTACTGTGAAGTCTTGCGTTGGTTCAACATGGTGTCGCTACGGTGTGGACGATTCCGTCGGCTTGGCGATTGAGTTAGAAAACCGTTACAAGGGTCTACGTTCACCACACAAACTCAAATTTGCTGTATCGGGTTGTACTCGTGAATGTGCCGAAGCACAAAGCAAAGATATTGGTGTGATAGCAACTGAAAATGGTTGGAACCTTTACGTTTGTGGTAACGGTGGTATGCGTCCACGTCACGCAGATCTGCTGGCATCCGACCTTTCAAAAGAGCAGCTAATTGCACTGATTGACCGTGTCCTTATGTTCTATGTTCGTACTGCCGATAAATTGCAACGTACATCGGTATGGCTGGAGAACTTAGAGGGTGGATTGGACTACCTAAAACAAGTGGTCATCGATGACTCTCTAGAGTTGTGTGAACAGTTAGAGCAGCAGATGTCCCATGTGATCAATTCTTACCAATGTGAGTGGAAGAGTACGGTGGAATCCGAAGAAAAATTGCGTAAATTCCGCCCATTTATTAACCACCAAGAGGGAAGCATGGCTCTGCCATATCAACGTATACGCGAACAGCGCATCCCAGTAGTTCAGGAGCTTTAA
- the bioD gene encoding dethiobiotin synthase, with translation MINALFIAGTDTDVGKTVASKAILQAIASKGFTTIGYKPVAAGCERTEQGLRNSDALHLMKVATQEMPYEDVNPYALELAASPHIAAKHENLTIDYKVLSDKLDYLKTKADTVLVEGAGGWRVPVSDTDCLSSWVKQEKLPVVLVVGVKLGCLSHAILTAESIEADGLNIVGWVANRINPGTEHYAEIIEILESRIKAPKLGEIPYVPSAKRSELGKYINLEPLMEKELAY, from the coding sequence ATGATAAATGCATTATTTATTGCGGGTACGGATACCGATGTTGGTAAAACAGTGGCTTCAAAAGCGATATTGCAAGCAATTGCCAGTAAAGGCTTTACAACCATTGGCTATAAGCCAGTCGCCGCAGGATGTGAGAGAACAGAGCAAGGGTTACGAAACTCAGATGCGCTGCATCTCATGAAAGTGGCAACACAAGAAATGCCGTATGAAGACGTCAATCCATACGCGCTAGAACTTGCTGCATCTCCACACATTGCAGCAAAACATGAGAACTTGACTATCGACTACAAGGTGCTGAGTGACAAACTGGATTACCTGAAAACCAAAGCTGATACAGTTTTGGTAGAAGGTGCGGGTGGCTGGAGAGTGCCAGTGTCCGATACAGATTGTTTATCATCTTGGGTTAAACAAGAAAAACTGCCAGTCGTGCTTGTTGTCGGCGTAAAACTAGGCTGCCTCAGCCACGCCATTCTAACAGCAGAGAGCATTGAAGCTGATGGTTTAAATATTGTTGGCTGGGTAGCGAACCGCATTAACCCAGGTACCGAACATTACGCTGAAATTATTGAGATACTGGAGTCTCGAATCAAAGCGCCTAAATTGGGTGAGATTCCATATGTACCGAGTGCTAAACGTAGCGAACTCGGTAAATACATTAATCTTGAACCTTTGATGGAAAAAGAACTGGCTTATTAA
- a CDS encoding ABC transporter ATP-binding protein: MSKAFLDLSQLGMRFPTPQGEFVALKNVNLQIQKGEFVSLIGHSGCGKSTVLNLVAGLHNPTDGGVILDGREVDGPGPERAVVFQNHSLLPWLTVYQNVELAVKQIAKGKSKSWVKEQVDHYLNLIQMDHAADKKPDEISGGMKQRVGIARALALQPKVLLMDEPFGALDALTRARLQDATMEIQAELNNTVIMITHDVDEAVLLSDKIIMMTNGPAATVGEVLEIELPRPRDRVALADNPTYQKYRQSVLRFLYEKQTKTEAAQKVAAPMAKTA; encoded by the coding sequence ATGTCAAAAGCATTTTTAGATTTATCACAACTCGGCATGCGTTTCCCAACGCCACAAGGTGAATTTGTGGCTCTGAAAAACGTCAATCTTCAGATTCAAAAGGGCGAGTTTGTATCATTAATTGGGCATTCAGGCTGCGGTAAGTCAACAGTATTAAACCTCGTGGCTGGGCTGCATAACCCGACCGATGGAGGGGTAATTCTGGACGGGCGTGAAGTTGATGGCCCAGGGCCAGAGCGTGCTGTTGTGTTCCAGAACCACTCTTTATTGCCTTGGCTAACCGTTTATCAAAACGTTGAACTGGCTGTTAAGCAAATCGCTAAGGGTAAGTCAAAAAGTTGGGTCAAAGAGCAGGTGGACCACTATCTGAATCTGATTCAAATGGATCACGCGGCAGATAAAAAACCTGATGAAATTTCAGGCGGCATGAAACAGCGCGTAGGTATTGCTAGAGCGTTGGCTTTGCAGCCAAAAGTGTTGCTTATGGATGAGCCGTTTGGTGCTTTGGATGCGTTAACACGTGCTCGTCTACAAGACGCCACCATGGAAATTCAGGCTGAATTGAACAATACCGTCATCATGATTACTCACGATGTGGATGAAGCGGTACTGCTATCAGACAAGATCATCATGATGACTAATGGTCCTGCTGCAACTGTGGGCGAAGTGCTTGAGATTGAACTACCAAGACCTCGTGATCGAGTGGCATTAGCGGACAACCCGACGTATCAAAAATATCGTCAATCTGTACTGCGCTTTTTGTATGAAAAGCAAACGAAAACTGAGGCAGCTCAAAAGGTTGCTGCTCCTATGGCAAAAACGGCTTAA
- the bioB gene encoding biotin synthase BioB — protein MEVRHNWTVSEVKALLEKPFMDLLFEAQLVHRHYQPHNYVQVSTLLSIKTGACPEDCKYCPQSAHYRTDVEKERLMEVERVLDAARKAKNSGSTRFCMGAAWKNPKSRDMPYLKEMISGVKNMGLETCMTLGMLNADQANELAEAGLDYYNHNLDTSPEYYGNIITTRTYQDRLDTLSHVRDAGMKICSGGIIGMGESTNDRAGLLVELANLSVQPESVPINMLVKVKGTPLEDVEDVEPFDFIRLIAVARIMMPKSAVRLSAGREKMNEQMQALCFMAGANSIFYGCKLLTTPNPAEDSDMLLFNKLGINSQQVVQKPDEIAENELLDRVVERVASRPTADDLFYDATV, from the coding sequence GTGGAAGTTCGTCATAACTGGACTGTGTCTGAAGTAAAGGCACTGCTTGAAAAACCATTCATGGATCTGCTGTTTGAAGCTCAGTTGGTTCATCGTCACTATCAGCCTCATAACTATGTCCAAGTAAGTACTCTGCTTTCCATCAAAACAGGTGCTTGTCCGGAAGATTGCAAATATTGCCCTCAAAGTGCGCATTACCGCACCGACGTAGAAAAAGAGCGTTTAATGGAAGTAGAGCGTGTGCTTGATGCAGCGCGTAAGGCGAAAAATTCAGGCTCGACTCGATTCTGTATGGGTGCGGCTTGGAAAAATCCAAAGAGCAGAGATATGCCTTATCTGAAGGAGATGATTTCTGGCGTTAAGAATATGGGATTAGAAACCTGTATGACACTTGGCATGCTGAATGCAGATCAGGCTAATGAACTGGCTGAAGCTGGGCTTGATTACTATAACCATAACCTCGATACCTCGCCTGAATACTACGGAAACATCATTACTACCCGAACCTATCAAGACCGCTTAGATACCCTTTCACATGTTCGTGATGCGGGAATGAAGATCTGTTCTGGTGGCATTATCGGTATGGGTGAAAGCACTAACGACAGGGCAGGTTTGTTGGTCGAACTGGCTAACTTATCGGTTCAGCCAGAAAGCGTGCCAATTAACATGCTGGTGAAAGTGAAAGGCACACCGCTTGAAGATGTGGAGGATGTAGAACCTTTTGATTTCATCCGCCTCATTGCTGTGGCTCGTATCATGATGCCTAAGTCGGCAGTTCGACTGTCTGCGGGTCGTGAAAAAATGAATGAGCAAATGCAAGCTCTGTGTTTTATGGCGGGCGCTAACTCAATTTTCTATGGCTGCAAGTTGTTAACGACACCAAACCCAGCCGAAGACAGCGATATGTTGCTATTTAATAAGCTGGGCATTAATAGTCAGCAAGTCGTTCAGAAGCCTGATGAGATTGCAGAAAACGAACTGTTGGATCGTGTTGTAGAACGTGTAGCGTCTCGCCCAACGGCAGACGATTTATTCTATGACGCTACAGTTTAA
- the nirD gene encoding nitrite reductase small subunit NirD, with product MMERICKLDDLMPLQGCGALIGGEQVALFFVPHTEQQVFAVQNWDPIGQANVISRGIVGDVKGELCVASPLYKQHFKLETGECVEKPEFQLKTWSVFIKEGEVYLASSNVVAA from the coding sequence ATGATGGAACGTATTTGTAAACTGGATGACTTAATGCCTTTGCAAGGGTGTGGCGCTTTGATTGGCGGTGAACAAGTCGCGCTGTTTTTTGTTCCCCATACGGAGCAGCAAGTCTTTGCGGTACAAAACTGGGATCCAATTGGACAGGCAAACGTAATTAGCCGAGGCATTGTGGGTGATGTAAAAGGAGAGCTTTGTGTGGCTTCTCCTCTTTACAAGCAGCACTTTAAACTTGAAACCGGTGAGTGCGTAGAAAAACCAGAATTTCAGTTAAAAACGTGGTCCGTGTTTATCAAAGAAGGAGAAGTGTATCTAGCAAGCTCAAATGTTGTTGCTGCTTAA
- the bioF gene encoding 8-amino-7-oxononanoate synthase: MTLQFKSRVQGALLERENLGLTRSLNVLDAGNQVSTRCGDALFVNFSSNDYLGLASDKELVEAWQKGLDIYGAGSGASPLVTGFSPAHASLENALCEWLGFERAVLFGSGFSANQALLFALMRKGDLLLQDKLNHASLMEAGMLSEATMKRFKHNDVQHLSKLLSGDENTLVVTEGVFSMDGDLSPLTYIHHITRNNAWLMVDDAHGVGVLGEYGAGSCNSVGIKPEILVVTFGKAFGLSGAAILCSAELGNYLTQFARHHVYSTAIPPSQAFAITHAIGMIQTQEWRREKLRELSIVYDEQLQSVEGYVKTATPIKPFILGTAEKAINASCQLKNEGFWMTAIRPPTVPEGAARLRITLTANHSVQDVSKLACALIKTMESTL, translated from the coding sequence ATGACGCTACAGTTTAAATCTCGCGTTCAAGGGGCATTGCTGGAAAGGGAAAACTTGGGACTAACGCGCTCACTGAATGTGTTAGATGCTGGTAATCAAGTTTCGACTCGTTGTGGTGATGCCCTGTTTGTTAACTTCTCCAGCAACGATTATCTAGGTTTAGCTTCGGATAAAGAGCTGGTGGAAGCGTGGCAAAAAGGGCTGGATATTTACGGCGCTGGTAGTGGTGCATCCCCTTTGGTTACAGGTTTTTCTCCGGCACACGCTAGTTTGGAGAATGCGCTTTGTGAATGGCTAGGGTTTGAAAGAGCAGTGTTGTTTGGTTCGGGTTTTAGCGCCAATCAAGCGTTGCTTTTTGCTCTGATGCGCAAAGGAGACCTGTTACTGCAAGATAAGCTGAATCATGCATCTTTAATGGAAGCTGGAATGCTGTCTGAAGCAACAATGAAGCGCTTCAAGCACAACGATGTTCAACACCTCTCTAAGCTACTTTCGGGTGATGAAAATACACTGGTGGTAACGGAAGGGGTGTTTAGCATGGATGGCGATTTGTCGCCGCTTACCTATATCCATCACATCACTCGCAATAACGCATGGTTAATGGTTGATGATGCTCACGGCGTTGGCGTTCTCGGTGAATACGGTGCAGGCAGTTGTAATTCCGTGGGTATCAAACCAGAAATATTAGTGGTGACTTTTGGCAAGGCTTTTGGGCTGTCTGGAGCCGCTATTTTATGTAGCGCAGAATTGGGTAACTACCTCACGCAGTTTGCTCGTCACCACGTTTATTCAACAGCCATTCCTCCTTCTCAGGCGTTCGCGATCACTCATGCTATTGGCATGATACAAACGCAAGAGTGGCGTCGAGAAAAACTGAGAGAGCTTTCCATCGTGTATGACGAACAGCTTCAGTCTGTAGAAGGCTATGTGAAAACCGCTACTCCGATCAAACCTTTCATCTTAGGCACTGCTGAGAAGGCTATAAACGCCTCATGCCAATTAAAAAATGAGGGATTTTGGATGACGGCTATCCGCCCACCTACTGTTCCTGAAGGAGCAGCAAGACTACGTATTACGTTAACAGCGAATCACAGTGTCCAAGATGTTTCGAAGCTAGCTTGCGCTTTGATCAAGACCATGGAGTCGACGTTATGA
- the bioC gene encoding malonyl-ACP O-methyltransferase BioC: MSELAFKPEFEIKDKSAISQAFSKAAASYDKHAAFQRDVGHRLLQKLPADLTGLRVLDLGCGTGYFSHQLKCLGATVVCADLSPAMLEQAQLRCGDDAMTYVLADAESLPFSDGDFDIVFSSLALQWCDDLSVPLSEIRRVLKPLGRAYFSTLLDGSLIELKRSWAKIDFHQHVNDFISFNQVKIALAQAEISKHHLNSPSMIVWYDTAFELMRDLKGIGANHIHSRTQGLTGRRALTRVEQAYEQFRSQQGSLPATYQVCLGVIYR; encoded by the coding sequence ATGAGCGAACTGGCTTTTAAACCTGAATTTGAAATCAAAGACAAAAGCGCCATATCACAAGCGTTTAGCAAGGCTGCAGCTAGCTATGACAAACATGCTGCATTTCAGCGTGATGTCGGTCATCGTCTCTTGCAAAAGCTACCTGCGGACTTAACTGGGCTTCGTGTTCTCGATCTGGGTTGCGGGACTGGGTATTTCTCGCATCAATTAAAGTGTTTAGGCGCAACTGTTGTTTGCGCTGATCTCTCGCCAGCGATGTTAGAACAAGCTCAACTGCGTTGTGGCGATGATGCTATGACTTACGTACTCGCAGATGCGGAGTCTTTGCCGTTTAGCGATGGTGATTTTGACATTGTTTTTTCTAGCTTAGCTTTGCAGTGGTGTGATGACTTGTCTGTTCCGCTTAGTGAAATACGCCGAGTGCTCAAACCATTAGGGCGAGCCTATTTTTCGACTTTACTTGATGGTTCATTGATTGAACTTAAACGGTCGTGGGCGAAAATTGATTTTCATCAACATGTTAACGACTTCATCTCATTCAATCAGGTAAAAATTGCGTTAGCGCAAGCCGAGATCTCAAAGCATCACTTAAACTCACCCTCAATGATTGTTTGGTATGACACTGCTTTTGAATTAATGCGCGATTTAAAGGGCATCGGAGCGAATCATATTCATTCAAGAACTCAGGGGTTGACGGGGAGGCGGGCACTGACTCGAGTAGAGCAGGCCTATGAGCAATTTCGAAGTCAGCAAGGTTCTTTACCTGCAACGTATCAGGTTTGTTTAGGGGTAATTTATCGATGA
- a CDS encoding nuclear transport factor 2 family protein, with the protein MDIQVVAQFYQKLDKSNLHLLAEVYHHDVVFEDAAHRIEGLALLEDYFHSLYENVERCQFTIHTMHQADGDGFLAWTMHLQHPKLSGGKQIDVRGMTHLQFSEHKVIYHRDYFDLGEMLYEHLPLLGGLIRAIKRRLGK; encoded by the coding sequence ATGGATATTCAGGTTGTCGCTCAGTTCTATCAAAAGCTCGATAAAAGTAATCTGCATTTGCTGGCGGAGGTGTATCACCACGATGTGGTGTTTGAAGATGCTGCGCATCGCATCGAAGGACTCGCGTTGCTGGAAGATTACTTTCATAGCCTCTATGAAAATGTAGAACGTTGCCAATTTACTATCCATACCATGCACCAAGCCGATGGAGATGGCTTTCTCGCGTGGACGATGCATTTACAACATCCCAAGCTATCTGGAGGCAAGCAAATAGATGTGAGAGGGATGACGCATCTGCAATTTTCCGAACACAAGGTGATTTATCACAGGGATTATTTTGATCTCGGTGAGATGCTCTACGAGCACTTGCCTTTGTTAGGTGGGCTCATACGTGCCATTAAACGGAGGCTAGGAAAATGA
- the bioA gene encoding adenosylmethionine--8-amino-7-oxononanoate transaminase: MDLAFDRQHIWHPYTSTLTPLTCYPVSHSQGVYLYLEDETALVDGMSSWWSAIHGYNHPELNQAAHDQINKMSHVMFGGITHQPAIDVCKKLLAIAPNNLQHVFLADSGSVAVEVSLKMALQYWHAKGESRSKFLTLRHGYHGDTFAAMSVTDPDNSMHNLYKGFLPQHIFAQSPQGGFWQPWDESDIDDFREKIAQHHSQLAAVILEPIVQGAGGMRIYHPEFLRRVRQLCDEYNLLLILDEIATGFGRTGKLFACEHAEVQPDILCLGKALTGGYMTLSATLTTKKVADTVCGGEAGCFMHGPTFMGNPLACAVASASLDIIASGKWKQQVQQIESFFAKELVKFEAFEQVKQVRYLGAIGVIETHHSVNMEIIQALFVELGVWIRPFGRLIYIMPPYISQPEHLNKLLTAIKSALNTPECFNQ, translated from the coding sequence ATGGATTTAGCCTTTGATCGCCAGCACATCTGGCATCCCTATACTTCAACTCTCACACCTCTGACCTGCTATCCAGTGAGTCATTCACAAGGTGTTTACCTGTATTTGGAAGATGAAACGGCGCTGGTGGATGGTATGTCTTCGTGGTGGTCGGCAATTCATGGCTACAATCATCCAGAGCTCAATCAAGCAGCCCACGACCAAATCAATAAGATGTCACACGTGATGTTCGGCGGAATTACTCATCAACCTGCGATTGATGTATGTAAAAAGCTGCTTGCCATAGCGCCTAACAATTTGCAGCACGTTTTTCTGGCTGATTCTGGTTCAGTGGCGGTCGAAGTAAGCCTGAAAATGGCTTTGCAGTATTGGCACGCCAAAGGCGAAAGCCGCTCAAAATTCCTTACGCTGCGTCATGGTTATCATGGTGATACCTTTGCCGCTATGTCGGTGACTGACCCTGATAATTCGATGCACAACCTCTATAAAGGTTTTCTGCCACAACATATCTTTGCTCAGTCACCTCAAGGTGGTTTTTGGCAGCCTTGGGATGAATCCGACATCGATGATTTTCGGGAGAAAATAGCCCAGCATCACTCACAGCTAGCTGCTGTGATATTAGAGCCAATCGTACAAGGCGCAGGGGGGATGCGTATCTATCACCCTGAATTTCTACGCCGAGTTAGACAGCTTTGTGACGAGTACAACCTACTGTTGATACTGGATGAAATTGCGACCGGCTTTGGTCGTACTGGGAAACTGTTTGCGTGTGAACATGCAGAAGTCCAACCGGACATATTGTGCCTAGGGAAAGCACTAACGGGGGGGTACATGACACTTTCCGCTACCCTCACAACCAAGAAAGTCGCCGATACGGTTTGTGGTGGCGAAGCGGGTTGCTTTATGCACGGACCCACTTTCATGGGCAATCCCCTAGCCTGTGCAGTGGCTTCTGCCAGCCTAGATATCATCGCAAGCGGGAAGTGGAAGCAGCAAGTACAACAGATCGAATCTTTCTTTGCTAAGGAATTAGTGAAGTTCGAAGCCTTTGAGCAAGTGAAACAGGTGCGATATTTAGGCGCGATTGGTGTGATAGAGACACATCACTCAGTCAATATGGAAATCATACAGGCGCTGTTTGTCGAATTGGGAGTATGGATTCGACCTTTCGGACGCCTGATTTACATCATGCCACCTTACATTAGTCAGCCTGAGCACCTCAATAAATTGCTCACGGCGATTAAGTCTGCGCTAAATACACCCGAGTGTTTTAATCAATAA
- the htpX gene encoding protease HtpX — protein MKRILLFLATNLAVVMVLSVVLNIVYATTGMQPGSLSGLLVMAAVFGFGGSFISLLMSKRMALSSVGGVVIENPRNEMEHWLLETVKRQSQQAGIGMPTVAIYDSPDMNAFATGAKRDDSLVAVSTGLLHNMTRDEAEAVLAHEVSHIANGDMVTMTLMQGVVNTFVIFLSRFIANIIASRNSDEEGQGSNMMVYFGVSMFLELVLGFLASFITMWYSRHREFHADAGAAKLVGKHKMIAALERLKMSYEPQLEGSMMAFGINGKRTMTELLMSHPPLDKRIAALRNS, from the coding sequence ATGAAGCGAATATTGTTATTCTTGGCAACGAACCTTGCGGTTGTAATGGTTCTGAGTGTTGTTTTGAATATTGTTTATGCCACTACAGGAATGCAGCCGGGTAGTTTATCTGGACTGCTCGTTATGGCAGCCGTGTTTGGTTTCGGCGGTTCATTTATTTCACTCTTGATGTCTAAGAGGATGGCTCTGAGTTCTGTGGGTGGTGTTGTTATTGAAAACCCACGTAACGAAATGGAGCACTGGCTGCTAGAAACAGTGAAACGTCAGTCACAACAAGCGGGTATTGGTATGCCTACGGTTGCCATTTATGACTCTCCAGACATGAATGCTTTCGCGACCGGTGCAAAGCGTGACGATTCATTAGTGGCTGTGTCTACTGGGCTGCTACACAATATGACGCGTGATGAAGCGGAAGCGGTACTCGCGCATGAAGTGAGCCACATTGCCAACGGTGATATGGTGACGATGACTCTGATGCAGGGCGTAGTGAACACCTTCGTCATCTTCCTGTCTCGCTTTATTGCTAACATCATTGCTTCACGTAACAGTGATGAAGAAGGGCAAGGCAGCAATATGATGGTGTACTTCGGCGTCTCTATGTTCCTTGAATTGGTACTAGGCTTCCTAGCAAGCTTTATTACCATGTGGTATAGCCGTCATCGTGAGTTCCATGCGGACGCAGGCGCAGCGAAGCTTGTGGGTAAGCACAAGATGATTGCTGCTCTAGAACGCCTAAAAATGAGCTACGAACCTCAATTAGAAGGTTCAATGATGGCGTTTGGTATCAACGGTAAGCGCACTATGACTGAGCTGTTGATGAGTCATCCACCATTGGATAAACGTATTGCGGCGCTACGCAATTCTTAA